The following are encoded together in the Thalassomonas haliotis genome:
- a CDS encoding oligosaccharide flippase family protein: MLSAKVNLFFTKLTQDEVFWGSFVALFVKVLASGLAFLVNVLAARYLGINEFGLFSMALSVMAVGVVIGKFGMEQSIVKFIVKARHSDDGVNESQVISLSLLLTLAISSVVAVIIFFAADILADDVFGKTQLKKVLLFAAVTIIPMAILNIAAQIFRANKNMLLNTLFSGAVSAFITLILLFFIRPKTASEYYLLMCIAVCASMCLCLLSAKCMYKISFGYKKPSGLNLMSASYPIFIASFVTLLNQHFGLLLLGRVSSAAEVGLYAVAMKIITLFIMITATVCSVTGSSFAHAFYQKNIAKLPGLAKKSSFLSAALTLPLLLVVMCFPQALLAIFGQEFIAADFILVVLLLGLIFNIFLSPCGHLLMMTGNEKKHRSNVLVAGGVNIALLLLLTEKYDALGVATAFSFSVMLQNILAMYSVKKELGFWVYPKLPKLSK; this comes from the coding sequence ATGTTATCGGCTAAAGTTAATTTATTTTTTACCAAATTAACTCAAGATGAAGTCTTTTGGGGCAGTTTTGTTGCCCTGTTCGTGAAGGTATTGGCCTCAGGGCTGGCTTTTTTAGTCAATGTACTGGCGGCGCGTTATCTTGGTATCAACGAATTTGGACTGTTCTCAATGGCATTGAGTGTGATGGCCGTTGGTGTTGTTATCGGTAAGTTTGGCATGGAACAATCTATTGTTAAATTTATTGTTAAAGCGCGTCATTCTGATGACGGGGTGAATGAAAGTCAGGTTATATCGTTGAGTTTGTTGCTTACCCTGGCTATTTCCAGCGTTGTTGCGGTTATTATCTTTTTCGCTGCAGATATTCTGGCAGATGATGTCTTTGGAAAAACTCAATTGAAAAAGGTATTGCTGTTTGCTGCAGTAACCATTATTCCTATGGCAATCCTGAATATAGCGGCACAGATCTTTAGAGCCAATAAAAACATGTTATTAAATACGCTTTTCAGTGGTGCTGTTTCTGCCTTTATAACCCTGATTTTGCTATTTTTTATCAGGCCAAAGACGGCAAGCGAGTATTATCTTCTGATGTGCATTGCCGTCTGTGCGTCAATGTGTTTGTGCCTGTTGTCAGCCAAGTGTATGTATAAGATTTCATTCGGGTACAAAAAACCTAGCGGGCTGAATTTAATGTCTGCCAGCTATCCCATATTTATCGCCTCTTTTGTCACTTTATTAAATCAACACTTCGGTTTATTGTTGCTCGGACGTGTTTCTTCGGCAGCAGAAGTCGGGCTATATGCCGTTGCAATGAAAATTATCACTTTATTTATCATGATCACAGCTACTGTATGTAGTGTGACTGGCAGCTCTTTTGCCCATGCCTTTTATCAAAAGAATATCGCCAAGTTACCCGGGTTGGCTAAAAAAAGTTCATTTTTAAGTGCCGCGTTAACCTTACCATTGTTACTTGTCGTGATGTGTTTTCCTCAGGCATTGTTGGCGATTTTTGGACAAGAATTTATTGCTGCTGACTTTATCTTAGTGGTGCTTTTACTTGGATTAATTTTTAACATTTTTTTATCCCCTTGCGGTCATTTGTTAATGATGACGGGGAATGAAAAAAAACACCGAAGTAATGTGTTAGTGGCCGGAGGGGTTAATATTGCTCTTTTGTTGCTATTAACTGAAAAATACGATGCGCTTGGGGTGGCTACGGCTTTTAGTTTTTCTGTGATGCTGCAGAATATTTTAGCCATGTATAGCGTAAAGAAAGAGCTGGGTTTTTGGGTCTATCCAAAGTTGCCCAAACTGTCGAAATAG
- a CDS encoding glycosyltransferase, translating into MKIVILPSWYRNNACATQGSFFKEQANALAALGLEVTLLYPHGYSFNKLFDCHSSVTFNGTISEVLLGYPRLPVRFRRLNHYIRQKMYLWMFKRYLACHGKPDLILAHSTAFGGAGIAADAIADTYGIPFVIMEHASAFDKASFPAKEQRAISQAFTNANKVLAVSESLKSKLQQFGVAREIVVVPNTLDLDLFNHTLYPRKSKGGNKKVFCAIGYLLPVKGFDVLLQAFSKLCSQHTDVELRIIGDGPERENLKALAKSLNIDAQVLFLGIKDRQSVAREIAEADCFVSASRSETFGVVYIEALAMGKYVIGTQCGGPDNIVTLPYGVLVAVNDSQALADEMKSFIDNSLEDCSKQRIEYVNAHFSPSVVAQKLKEQFQYVIG; encoded by the coding sequence ATGAAAATCGTTATTCTTCCATCCTGGTATCGAAATAATGCGTGTGCCACACAGGGCTCTTTTTTTAAAGAGCAGGCCAATGCCTTGGCGGCGTTAGGTCTTGAAGTGACACTGTTATACCCCCATGGATATTCTTTTAATAAACTGTTTGACTGTCATTCGTCAGTGACGTTTAACGGCACTATTTCCGAAGTACTATTGGGATATCCGCGTTTACCTGTACGTTTTCGCCGACTTAACCATTATATCCGCCAGAAAATGTACCTGTGGATGTTTAAACGTTATCTGGCTTGTCATGGCAAGCCGGATCTTATCTTAGCGCACTCAACTGCTTTTGGCGGCGCCGGTATCGCTGCTGATGCTATTGCAGACACTTATGGTATTCCGTTTGTTATCATGGAACATGCCAGCGCATTTGATAAAGCAAGCTTTCCAGCAAAAGAGCAACGGGCAATTTCTCAAGCTTTTACTAACGCCAATAAGGTGTTAGCTGTTTCTGAGAGTCTGAAAAGTAAACTACAGCAATTCGGGGTGGCAAGAGAGATTGTCGTTGTGCCCAATACCTTGGATTTAGACTTGTTCAACCATACCCTTTACCCAAGGAAAAGCAAAGGTGGAAATAAAAAGGTTTTTTGTGCTATCGGTTATCTCTTGCCGGTGAAAGGTTTTGATGTCTTATTGCAGGCTTTTTCCAAGCTATGCTCACAACATACTGACGTTGAACTTCGAATTATAGGGGATGGTCCGGAAAGGGAAAATTTAAAGGCTTTGGCAAAATCCTTGAATATTGACGCTCAAGTTTTGTTTTTAGGCATTAAAGACCGGCAGTCGGTTGCCCGGGAAATTGCCGAAGCAGATTGTTTTGTATCAGCGTCTCGCTCTGAAACTTTTGGTGTCGTTTATATCGAAGCCTTGGCAATGGGGAAATATGTCATCGGTACGCAATGTGGTGGACCTGATAATATTGTAACTTTACCTTATGGCGTATTGGTGGCCGTTAATGATAGCCAGGCGCTTGCCGATGAAATGAAGTCTTTTATAGACAACAGCTTAGAGGATTGTTCCAAGCAACGCATTGAATATGTCAATGCTCATTTTAGTCCATCTGTCGTAGCACAAAAATTGAAGGAACAATTTCAATATGTTATCGGCTAA